The segment attccttgctctgctttgcttgcctgcatggcttttgctttcccAATGAAACTGCTTTACCTCAACCCCTGAGCTCTCCCATTTTAACCCTTCtgttctctccccatcccaccagagGTGAGAGGCTGTGCAGTGCTAAGCTCCTGCCTGGTTTCAAACCACGACAGACCATCCCTGTGCATCATTTACTATCGTGGGCAAGGGGTGTGTTTGACCCTGCTGCACCCCAAGGGTCAGCACCCCTGGTCCCCATCTGCAGCGTCGCCTCTCCAAAGGCACCCAGTGGGAGCTGCTCCCTGGGCACACACTGCCACCCTGTGTCAGTGTCACAGCCGGTCACCCGGAGGAGGAGGCACGGATCTGCTGTTGGAATAAAGGGTTTATGATCCATTAATGCGGGACACCCGGCTGGAAAATGGCTCTAAATCCCCCCTagggcaggttcaagccattccccttggcctgtccctacaggcccttgtcccaagcccctctccaggtttcctgcagcccctttaggcactggagctgctctcaggtctccccttcaggagccttctcttgtccaggctgtcccagcccagctctctcaagcAGCCTGGGATTGCTACGACACCAAGCAAATGCCATAGTCCATGTGCAGACATAAGGGAGTGGAATTGCAGGAGAACTGGGAGAAACAGGCAACCCAGGCCAGGCAGCACCAGGCTTTAGGAGGGGGTGAGCAAGGAGAGATGAAAGGCAGCGGGGAGGAGCCAGTCGGGCCAGATTCTACATCCTGAGATGCTCCAGAGAGCAATGGGGTGTCAAGAGGTTTGGGGTGGAGGCAGATTGCCTTTGACAGAGATGATCCTAAGGGGTTGTAAGAAGCAACCTCGCTCACAGCACCACTGGTTCCTCACCCATCTGGGGCTGGAATGCACCTCTGGGTCTCTGTACAAGGTCCCAGGAGTTCCAAGCTGACCCCAGGACAAATGGGGACCCCATGTCctttaaacaagaaaagcaaCTGAATTCAGtgggggcagcagcactgggagcaatgtgGGCTGTTATCTCAGCATCATTCCTGGGATGAtaatgggagcagcagcagcaaggaggatGGCTCCACAGGGAAACAGTGATGGCAGCATGTGGGAAGGACTCTCCTGGAGAGCACCACTGCCTTGCACCTTCTTCTAAAGGAGCATTTCAGATGATATAGAGCCTTTTTTTCTACTAGGCTATGCTTGTTAAGGGAATCCCTTTGCCTTCCTATAGCAAACACATGCTGGGCAGTGAACCTCATCAGTGTGGTGTGCACCATGCAGCACCAGGGCTCTGGACACACATGTTTTACCCCTGCACACTTGTCAAGGTTGCTGTCAGCATCTCAGCACACCTTGTCTGCAGTCACTTGTTAATAAAGCCTGACAAGTGCTGCTTGCTCTGCAGTGCCCACATGAGTTAATGATTAAACTGGAGCTAGGGCAGTGTGCTTGGAACAAGGCAAATACATTATCACTGCACAAGGAACAACAATGACCCTTTCTGGCTCTTGTGTGGCTTAAAGGGTATTTGGAAACAAGGAACAGCCCAGAGCTTGGGAAGCAGGAGCATGTTCACGCCCCTGCCTGACCAAGAACATGGATTTTAGGAGCAGGAATGGGGAATGTTGAATGTAGTTTGATTCTAAGGTATCCGGTAAATCTGGATCACtggcaagcaaagcaaaacaaacacaagccAGGAAACCCCTGCTCAGTTGAACACATCTGGAATCAGCAGTCAAAGGCTTGAACGTGTTCGGTTTGGTCTTTGCTGTGTCTGCAGGTCATTATTTCTCCAGTGCTAAGCACCACACACTGGAGCTGCAGTGGCAACGTTCAGGGTAGTGGTGAGAAAGGCAGAGTATATTGGGTCAAATCCTGCACTAGGCTGCCCTGGGCATGGACAGGGATCACCCAGACTGTGTGGATCTGAGAGCTCTGATTCAGCACAGGACACCGATTGCACAGTCATTTTTGAGTAGGATGGTGCTGCACATCAGCCAGCCCTTGGCTTGGGGGAGCCAGGAGGACACTGGTTTTCAGGCAATGCTGCTCCTATGCTGGAGTCTGCTGAACCCCAGCAGCACTTCCACCACACCTGACTGCACAAACCCTGGTTTATCACAGCCACCAAGCAGAGTTTCAATGTGCCTACAGGGATTACAGCATcgctgctgaagcagcagcctgTTGTATTAAACACAGCATGGGGCTGGATGAGTCCTCACCCCGAGGTCCTGCACAGACCCATTGCCTTCCTCCTTGTGTGGTCATTTGTGCTGGATGGGGCAACAGGAATACCAAGTGCCACTGCACTCCCCATACCTCCTCCGCTTGCCATGCATTCCTAGAACAACCCCCACAAAGCACTGAATGGAAGAGAAACAGGCAAAGGATGGGGGTTATCCTGGTGAGGTTAAGAAGCAATACTCCTTGAAACAGGGGTAATGTATCCCTCCTTCTGCAGTAGTTGGAGGGAATCCTTCTCTCCATCTTCATGTgagcagggaaaaggcagaCTCAGCTGCAGGTTATTGCCTAAACCCTGTTGGAACACCGTTAAAGACTCTTGGACATCTACAGTCCCCTCCCACAGGGCTGGAGTGACTCCAGTGGGTCCATGGGTCTCCCAACCCACATCTGATGCTCTCCAGCTGCAGACACATCAGGCCAGCAGGAACCAACCCATCTTCCTCCTGTGGGACACCAGCCCCAAGGCTCCCTGCTGACACCCTCAGTGCACAGTGACAAAGCCTGCTATTAAGACAACCCATTTCTCCTGGAGACttcccagcagagctgatgTTCTTTGATACTGCTGGGATTTAACAAACCCCTTCTCCTGAATTTGACCTTTGTAATGAAAGATGTGCACAAGAATGCTTTTAATTGGGATAGTAGGTCTTGACAGGCTCATGTAGACATGGAAATGATACGTCTGAGCCACTGTGGGACTGATAGTTAGGAAGCAGATGAATATCCCATGCAGAGTGTTTCCTTTGGGTCTTTTCTAGCATCGTCGCACCGCATAAACACAAGTGTGTACAATCTGCATTAAGGCATTGAGGGTGCAGCTACCAACTCCCCAGGTTACTGCTGCTGTATTATGATCTCTCTTCATGGCTGGCTTTTGACTGGGGTCTGCTGAGATTTTGCCTCCTGGGCATGAACCAAGCAGATTATGCACAGAATTAAGTAGTGTGAAGGCTGCTCTCAGAGGTACCCAGACAAGAGAACTCAGCTGGAATCTGGCTCAACCTGGAGATGGATTTGCTTTCTACTCTTGCTTTTCTCATGTGCACCTCCCAGATACCCCCAAATGTTGTTAATTGGCATTAATAGCCAGGAGCAGCCTTTCCCTTGCTTCTTAGTGCTGGGGGAGCACAGCTGAGGCAGTCAGTAGCTCATCTGATCATCCACCACCTTTTTCCCCCTATAAAAGAGAGGCTCATCCTCCGCTCTGGTCTCTGCCAGTCAGCAAACTGGGGCTGCTGTGATTGCTCTGACATCAGATCATTGTGAGAAACCCAGGGGcacttggctgaggagcagctcaATGCTGGAGACAGCTGATGAGAGATGCGTTGGAGCAAAGGTAAATCCCTTCCTTTCAGTCGATGGATTATGGGTTATGTTGCAGCAGCAGAGTGTGGTCCTTGCTGCCTGGCACAGAGGGAGTGTTCCagcagcccagggctggggagCAATTACCTGGGTGATAGATGCTGCTGTGAGTGATGCTGCTTCCCCTGCGAACAAAGCAGGGACAACTGGTGCTGCCTGTGGGATCTGCAGGCTTCAACCTGCCCCatgtgcaggcaggcagcaggagaggttCCACCCAGCTCAGCCTGTGGACTTTCAAGTGCAAATCCTTGACTTTAAAGGCAGTGAAGGCACAACATAAAtggaagcagggagggaggtgCAAGATAAAGCTGTGGGTGAAGGGGTAAGCTCTCTGAGCCCTGTGTTTCCATGGTTTAATGGTGCATTTTCATTCACATGCTCCTCTCCTCTGACTCCCTTTTTATCCACTGCTGATTCCAGCATTATGCTGCTGAATGATCTGTCTTAGTGCACATCCCTTGCATAATATAGATGCATGACTACTGCAGTCTGAAAGGTAATCTTACCTTGTTTACCTGATGAGAAAGGAGAGCATTAAGGTACCTTTGCAAGCATTTTGAGCCTGAACCAGAACCTGTACTTCCCTTAAGAACACCTGGTTTTGGAAACAAAGGGTTCTCTTCCAATCCTTTATTTAGAACCAGGGGGTACCACAGTGTAACATATGTGCCAAGCATGAAAGCTTAGTTTTGGTTAGACTTCCTTGCAGAAATCTCACTTCCAAAGATTGCTTATTCAGCTGTGATGGGGTGGAGTGATGCTCATGAACAGGAGCTGTGCACATGGCTCAGGCAGTGTAAAATGGGCACAGAATAAACTAAAACAACAGCCACAGGAGATCAGGGTCATTCCTCTGAAAATGAACTCCAGATCAGTGCCTTTCCATGGGaaatgcttctgctgctgctgggcccTCTGGGTTGGATCACTCACCATGGGCAAGCCCTGTTCAATCCTGCAAGCAAAACAGGGCATTTTACAGGCTAGATGTGTTTGCAGCTATTGGCAGTGGAGCTGTTACCCCTCGGGCTGTGTGACTCCTGGCCTGGGACCTTATGCAAGAGCTTACACATGACTCTGCTCTGTGCCACCCAGAGAGGAGCCCTGCTGCTGGTGGATGGatcctgctctcacagccacCTCTCAGCTCCATGGAGTGTCAGGGATCAGCTTCCTAAATCCAAGCTGCTCATTCTGCTTCAGGCACAAGCAGGCAGCTAGGGAGGAAGGGGACAGGATGGTGGTGGTGTGAGCATCCAGTTTGTAGGCATAGAGCAGCCCCCAAGTCTTTGTCCATGTGCTAGCCTAGAGGGTCACAGGTTACACCCTGTGGAAGGGTACCTTAATCCTGCCTTACCCCCTACCTCCCCAAACCCGTTAAACCACTGGTGATGCTTCAGGCACGTGGCAGAGCTGCATCTTTGGCCATGCTGGGGTTAGAGCCATCCTCACAACCAGCCAGGTCTGGGCTGCAGGTATCCCCATGGTATGCATCTATGCAGCAGCTTGCTGGTCCTGCCTGGCCACTACTGACCCAGCTCCAGGCTTGAAATAAGGTGTTGGGCTCAGGCTGGATGAGTTAATAACCTTCCATAATAAAGGCTCCTTCCCCCTTTTGGAGCCAATGTACATGCAACATGGTGCTTGCTGAGCAACCTGCTGAGGTTTTGGTCAGACCTTAACCTATGCAGCCTGATGCACAGGTTTGTGTTGCTGCTGGCCAGCCCAGAACTAGTTTAGGTAATTGCTGAACTACAGGCAAGCATTTCCCTGCTTCCATGGAGTGTAGCTGATCAGACATCATTCTCtcacattccttggattctttACATGGGTCAGTGCTATGCCCTCCACTTGTGCACACCTTTATTGTGTTCACACAATGATACAGCTTTTGCAGAAGGAtgccctcccctccttcccatgCAAACCAAAGCTCCTGATGCCTGTTTGGAAAGGAATCAGAAGCCTGGCTCTGGGTTTTGTCAGTAGGAGCCTGTTTTGTATTCCCAACACTCACTTGGAAAGCTGCTTGTACTGCAGGGTCAGTGATGGAAATGATTTAGTGCTGTAGAAGACTTTGTATTTACTTATTGCACTGGAAGCACTTGCACAAAATCCCATCTCGTGTGGGTCCTGGGTTGCAAGAGGCCCAAGTATCTGGTTCAGACTCATCATTTGAAATGCCCAGCTCCCTGGGTCACCCCCACTCCTCAAGTCGAGACATACTGAAGGTTTAAACTCATTGCTTAGCTTTACCAGAGCTCTGACTGCAACATCACTCGTGTATGAtccaaaaatggctttgtaaTACAGAgtttattacagaaataaaccaCCTTTGTCATAAAAGGTGTGCAGGATAAACACTGACAGCATCAGCTGCCTCTGAAAGATGTGAGAGAGTTTGAAAGGGGCTGAAATGGTGGTGGTTCAGCCTCGCATCTCTGCTTTGGGGCAGCACTCCTGGGTCTGCCACCAACACAACCTTTTGCTTCTTAATTGTCACTTCATAATGAAGATGGGTGTTTGTGTCTAAGTGCTATATCCAGGTTGTCAGGGATGGATGTGAGTGTAGCCTTGCAGTGGATGTGAAGCCAGCCAGGCCCGGAGGAGCACTTGTACGTGGGGAGCATCACTGTGTCCCCTCCATTGCCCGTGGGTCTCATGGTTTTGTATATGGCAGTGGTGGCTTTTGGGAGGCACTTGTATGGGGCAGGTGAGTGCTCAGGCCTCAAAGGCTTTGATAAAGTTAATAAAAGACCATAAAACCCTAAAGGAGCAGCAGAGTCCTGCACTTCTTCCCAGAGAGGCTTTATCCACAGGCAATGCCTTTTAAAAGTAAGTCAAACCCCAATTCCATGGCTTCCCTGTTTCAATGAATCTCCAAATGCATTAAAGACTTTGTAGGAGGATATGCCCCATCCACATGCTGAGCGAGGCTTTATATAAATAGCTCCTATACATTTGCTATATACAAAACGTTATGTACACGTGGTGGTACTCCAGTCGGTGACGCTCCAAATACCTCCCATGGTACCTCCCCCAAGATGCTGAGGTGAGGGGTCATGGTTATGGTTGAAAGCAGTTGGATATGGGGGGCAAGCCGCTCAGCcagcagccccactgcccaTGGAGCTATTCCTTCAGCAGACCAAGCTTCTTCAGTGCCTCTCGCCGGGTCTCATCCGTCGCACCCTTAGGGGAAATCTTGACACTGACGGAGGATCGGGGTGGCCTGGGGAAGCTCTGCAGGGGATGCGATCGCCGCTTGCTGCTCTTCTCCTGCTCCACCTGCCCCGGCTCTTTCAGACCAGCAAAGTCCTTCCCAGTGCCGAGGGACACTGGCCTGGGGCGGCTGCTCCGGAGGAAGCTGGGGGCCAGCCGCTCGATGAAGGACATCTTGCCCAAGGAGCTGCTGGTCTTGACGCTCTGCTCCTTGGTGCTGGCCATGTAGCTGCTCAGCCCTACCCCGGAGCGCTCCAGGGTGTTGGATTTGAAGGGCATCTGCCGGACACCCGGCACCGACCTCTCCACTGCCCCATCGCCTGCTTCGGGCTcggcagggatggggaatggcACCTCCTTCGGTTGGGGATGTGCTGGAGGTTGAAGGTGGGCGCTGGGCTCCCTCCTGTCCTGTGACAGTCCCAGCTTCTCCAGTGCCTCCCGTCGggctttctccctctccctggGGTCGAGGTGCCCTGAATTCACCTTGTCGGCAGTGGTGTCGCTGGCCAAGGATGGAGGTGATGCCTTCACCTTCTGGCCGGGCTCTGTGGCCGGTGTCACTGggctggttttgctggttttcaggATAATATTTGGTGGCAGTTTTCGTGGTTTGGGGGCAGTGGGAGGCCCCCGCTTGGTATCAGGGTCCTGAGGGGCCTCTTCCAATGTGGATTTCTCTGGCTGGCCCCATGACATCCAAGTCTTGGTCTCCTTGGCTGTGTCCCTCTTGTCATCTGAGCAATTGCTGCGTGACCACTCATGGCTCACCAGCTCATCCTGGAAGGGATCTGGAGGTTGGAGAAGCAGAGATTCCAGGGATTTCATCTGGCTTCTTATACTGGGTTGGTCAAACCTCTCGTCCTTGGCCATCTCCTGCGAGGATTTATCTCCTGGCACTGGGTCCTCCACTGTATGGACAGTCACTTTGCTGTCAGAGGCTCCATTTGCTACAGTGGTGATCCTTGGAAGACTGGAATAGACTGAGTTTGGAACCACTGCTGGAGCTGACCTTGGGAAGGCAGAGGGGTTTTCAGCACTCTTCTGTTCAGCTGCATGCTGCAAGGGGGGAGCCCCATTTTCCAGATCTAGGCAAAGAGAGAGCTAAAGTCATGCATCACATGGACACCTTCTCGTTTGCAAACCACACTCCTTCCTGCCTCCTAAGCAGGAGCAGCCATGGCAGAGCACTTGGCTTTGCAAACCAGGGCTGGACCATGGGTTTCCAGCTTACCCCGGGTGATGGAATCTCTCTTAGGCTGGGTCCTGGGCAGCTTGGAGGGCTCCATGGAGTTGGTGTCGTTGGTAGAGACCCCACTGTCTGCTTCTGCATCCAGGGAGCCAATAGTTTCTTCTAAGAACATCAGACATTCTTTCTCTTCTACAGATAAGTAGTCATAACTGTTATCACTCtgaaaaagaggggggaaaaggcagcaaagagaggagaaagaagttaGGAAACGTGTGACAGCTCTTGGTCAGTGGCTATTCAGGAATTGGTATGTACAGCTACAGAAACCTAGACAAATTGCTCTAAAACCCCCCTAAGGTATATACTTAAGGCCATTTTTATATTGAAATCAGCATCAGGAGATGGGTTATTCTTAACTTGTAAACTTGGTCTTTACCTTTTAGTCCTTTAGTTTACTTTGGAATATGGATACCATGGGTGGTCTATAGGTGCCTGTACTGATGAGCAGTGATTTATCTCAGAATTTTCCTAAACATTATAAATACCAAAGACTTATCAGCGGGTGGTGATCCCTCTCCTTGTTCTTCCAGCCAGATCTTtactttgctgtatttcaagTATCATGAGATGTGATTGCTGCGGAAGCACCAAGTTACAAGGTGATAGAAGCAATACACCAGGAGAAAAAGAGGGGCAGGAAAGGATGGGGCGTGCATCACATCAACAAGCAGGGAGGAGGAATTGTCCCAGGTGGAGTTGTTTTGCAGACAGACACCTATCCAAATCTTTGACCAGGCAATATTGCAACCAGTTTTTCCATCCCTAATACATCCCAGAGGGTTTGGTTCTGGTTTGCAATCTATCAAACAGAAAACCTGTTCAGGACTGAGCATTGCACTTGCACGTATCAATTATACTCCAAGTCACACAGGATGTAATTAGTCCATCAATCTTGGAATCGGTGTTGGGAGGCAAACAAGTTTTAATGGACAGATAGTGAAAAATGACACATCTACCCCCATGGCCCAAACTAATCTATTCCTTAACTAAGGAATTAATCTCTTGTCAGCCAGGAGGAGTACTGCTCACTGTCTTGTCCAGGTGAAGTCACCCTTGCTGGAGCCAGTCTGACCCAGTTACCCAACTGGTCTAATCCCTCCCTGGGGAGCTCACCCAGTGCCAGCACTATCTGCATCGGCATCTTCAGGCAACACGGGAGCATCGGGGCTCTGGGTATCATTCCCTGAAGGAGGCCTTGCAGCAGTGAAGGATCCCGATTGCTGCCACACACACAGTAGGACTGGAAAACTGGGAATGCTTTGGAGCAGGAATTCACTTGGTCTTTGTGCTGCCCTTAGCGAGGCGCTGCCTCAGGGTACCCGAGAGCACTCACAGAGAGCAGTTCTGAGCAGAGAAcaggaacagggtgcccagagaagctgtggctgccccatccctggcagtgctcaaggccaggttggacacaggggcttggagcagctgctccagtggaaggggttggagccaTGCCCAGGCTGGGCACAACAGGGTTACTTACATGCTGTGAGTGGTTGGAGGCCGTGCTGACCATGCTGTCACAGCTGCCGGAGTTGCAGCCAgccattcccagctccttcctAGGCATATCCCAGGCTGCCCGGGGGGCAATGTCCTGGCTGAAGAAGAGAGGCATTAACCTGCAAGGTTCTGTACCCCAGGACAATGCAAGCAGGCAGGCTGTGGTGCTGCCGAAGCTGTAAGCTCCATCCCATGCTGGTGGCTATCTTGGAGCTGTGGATAAGGTAGTTGCTGAGTGAAGGGAAAAGCTGTAAGCCCAGCTCAGCCTCGGTGATGGGATCAGCGATCCCATCCCAGTTCAagctccagcccagctccaacTCATAGGATCTCTTCCCCCCAAACTTCTGACCATGCTAACCCgaaatgctgctgttcagctgaGCCTTGCTCTGCTGGGAGCTTCCTCTTGGCACAGAGCTTCCTCCTGCCACCCTTcctctggggctgcaggggtgtGGTGGCCATGGGGAGCTGCCCCCATTCCTTTGGGGCACGCCTGGGTGTGTTTGGGCACGTGCCTGGCATAGCTTATGGGGAGCAGGGCAGCGCTGGGTCTCCAGCATCCCCCTTTGCTCATGGCAATGCACCTCTGCCACTCTTCTGGATTCAGCCTGCACCCCAAACTAGTGGGACCAAATGGGGTAGTAATTGCCAGACAAACAACCTGC is part of the Melopsittacus undulatus isolate bMelUnd1 chromosome 16, bMelUnd1.mat.Z, whole genome shotgun sequence genome and harbors:
- the C16H1orf116 gene encoding specifically androgen-regulated gene protein isoform X2, which gives rise to MPRKELGMAGCNSGSCDSMVSTASNHSQHSDNSYDYLSVEEKECLMFLEETIGSLDAEADSGVSTNDTNSMEPSKLPRTQPKRDSITRDLENGAPPLQHAAEQKSAENPSAFPRSAPAVVPNSVYSSLPRITTVANGASDSKVTVHTVEDPVPGDKSSQEMAKDERFDQPSIRSQMKSLESLLLQPPDPFQDELVSHEWSRSNCSDDKRDTAKETKTWMSWGQPEKSTLEEAPQDPDTKRGPPTAPKPRKLPPNIILKTSKTSPVTPATEPGQKVKASPPSLASDTTADKVNSGHLDPREREKARREALEKLGLSQDRREPSAHLQPPAHPQPKEVPFPIPAEPEAGDGAVERSVPGVRQMPFKSNTLERSGVGLSSYMASTKEQSVKTSSSLGKMSFIERLAPSFLRSSRPRPVSLGTGKDFAGLKEPGQVEQEKSSKRRSHPLQSFPRPPRSSVSVKISPKGATDETRREALKKLGLLKE
- the C16H1orf116 gene encoding specifically androgen-regulated gene protein isoform X1, whose product is MPLFFSQDIAPRAAWDMPRKELGMAGCNSGSCDSMVSTASNHSQHSDNSYDYLSVEEKECLMFLEETIGSLDAEADSGVSTNDTNSMEPSKLPRTQPKRDSITRDLENGAPPLQHAAEQKSAENPSAFPRSAPAVVPNSVYSSLPRITTVANGASDSKVTVHTVEDPVPGDKSSQEMAKDERFDQPSIRSQMKSLESLLLQPPDPFQDELVSHEWSRSNCSDDKRDTAKETKTWMSWGQPEKSTLEEAPQDPDTKRGPPTAPKPRKLPPNIILKTSKTSPVTPATEPGQKVKASPPSLASDTTADKVNSGHLDPREREKARREALEKLGLSQDRREPSAHLQPPAHPQPKEVPFPIPAEPEAGDGAVERSVPGVRQMPFKSNTLERSGVGLSSYMASTKEQSVKTSSSLGKMSFIERLAPSFLRSSRPRPVSLGTGKDFAGLKEPGQVEQEKSSKRRSHPLQSFPRPPRSSVSVKISPKGATDETRREALKKLGLLKE